From one Synechocystis sp. PCC 6803 substr. PCC-P genomic stretch:
- a CDS encoding TldD/PmbA family protein — MNLATIKVTLPELIGRYQSQADFISIRLEQSEGTQISLRSDQVETLSEGIAMGGQVRVCHQGGWGFASFNRWEQLRQRLEEAIAAARLIGDDETLLAPIDPVQQTFINPLTGKDPRQISLADKKALCDHYNDLLRGTSDKITTTHVRYSDSQQTVLLATSEGTLLEQCWWDLEMRFAATAKDGNGVQVGRETTGSRRGYGDLENLDQVVQGAAQRAVKALTLPTVQGKTYPVVIDPILTGLFVHEAFGHLSEADMLYENPDFLEVMSLGRRFGPPELQIFDGAAPPGHRGSYGFDDEGVPASTTQLIKDGELVGRLHSRETAGKLGEKPTGNARCLNYHYPPIVRMTNTWIGRGETPVANLLDGIEEGIYAQNWLGGMTNGEMFTFSAGEAWMIRHGQLAEPVKDVTLSGNVFKTLANIEAIADDFYWDESGGCGKGGQNGLAVGCGGPSLRIRDVVVGGDAA; from the coding sequence ATGAACTTAGCCACCATTAAAGTCACCTTGCCGGAACTAATTGGCCGTTACCAGTCCCAGGCAGACTTTATCAGTATTCGTTTGGAACAGTCCGAAGGAACCCAAATTAGCTTGCGGAGTGACCAGGTGGAAACCCTCAGTGAGGGTATTGCCATGGGTGGCCAGGTGCGGGTTTGTCATCAAGGGGGTTGGGGTTTTGCCAGTTTTAACCGTTGGGAACAGTTACGCCAAAGACTAGAAGAGGCGATCGCCGCCGCGCGATTAATTGGGGATGATGAAACCCTGTTGGCTCCCATTGATCCGGTTCAACAAACCTTTATCAATCCTTTAACGGGCAAAGATCCCCGCCAGATTAGTTTGGCTGATAAAAAAGCTCTGTGTGACCACTACAATGATTTGCTCCGGGGCACCAGCGATAAGATTACCACCACCCATGTGCGCTACAGCGACAGCCAACAAACGGTGTTGCTAGCTACTTCGGAAGGGACTCTGTTGGAGCAATGTTGGTGGGATTTGGAAATGCGTTTTGCGGCCACCGCCAAAGATGGCAACGGCGTTCAAGTAGGTAGAGAAACCACAGGCTCCCGCCGGGGCTACGGGGATTTGGAAAATTTAGACCAGGTGGTGCAGGGGGCGGCCCAACGGGCAGTGAAAGCGTTAACTTTGCCCACAGTGCAGGGAAAAACTTATCCGGTGGTGATTGACCCAATTTTGACTGGGTTATTTGTCCACGAAGCCTTTGGCCATCTGTCCGAAGCGGATATGCTCTACGAAAATCCCGACTTTTTGGAAGTGATGAGTTTGGGTCGGCGCTTTGGCCCGCCGGAATTACAAATTTTTGATGGAGCGGCTCCACCAGGGCACCGGGGTAGTTATGGTTTTGACGATGAAGGGGTGCCCGCCAGTACCACCCAGTTGATTAAAGATGGGGAATTGGTGGGTAGGCTCCATTCCAGGGAAACGGCGGGGAAATTGGGGGAAAAACCCACTGGCAATGCCCGCTGTTTGAACTACCACTATCCCCCCATTGTGCGGATGACTAATACGTGGATTGGCCGGGGCGAAACTCCTGTGGCTAATTTGTTAGACGGCATTGAGGAAGGGATCTATGCCCAAAATTGGCTGGGGGGTATGACCAACGGGGAAATGTTCACCTTTAGCGCTGGAGAGGCCTGGATGATCCGCCATGGTCAGCTAGCGGAACCGGTTAAAGATGTGACCCTGTCCGGCAATGTGTTTAAAACCCTGGCTAACATCGAGGCGATCGCCGACGACTTTTATTGGGATGAGTCTGGGGGCTGTGGCAAAGGGGGCCAAAATGGTTTGGCGGTGGGTTGCGGTGGCCCCAGTTTACGCATCCGGGATGTGGTGGTGGGGGGCGATGCCGCCTAG
- the mnmA gene encoding tRNA 2-thiouridine(34) synthase MnmA: MTQKVVVGLSGGVDSSVAAALLHRQGYAVVGVTLWLMKGKGQCCSEGLVDAASICEQLGVPHEIVDTRDLFQNHIIDYLVQGYGEGVTPLPCSQCNKAVKFGPMLQYAQQSLGIDKIATGHYARIRFNEASQRYELLRAVDRQKDQSYFLYDLSQEILAATLFPLGEQTKTVTRQLAAEFDLSTAEKKDSQDLCLIEAHGSMRDFLDKYIAPKAGEIVDLSGAVLGHHEGIHHYTIGQRKGLGIAAAEPLYVVKLDPVMNRVIVGDRQSAGSGECYVQRLNWVSIPEPTAPIRCEVQVRYRSAPVTVNAIPWHDQQIKLVFDEPQFGITPGQAAVLYDGDRVLGGGIICPQKSETAGV; this comes from the coding sequence ATGACGCAAAAAGTAGTGGTGGGACTATCCGGCGGAGTAGATAGTTCGGTGGCGGCGGCCCTGTTGCACCGTCAAGGTTATGCCGTGGTGGGAGTTACCCTCTGGTTAATGAAGGGTAAGGGTCAATGCTGTTCGGAAGGGCTAGTGGATGCCGCTTCCATTTGTGAGCAGTTGGGGGTGCCCCACGAAATTGTGGACACCAGAGATTTATTCCAAAATCACATCATTGATTATCTGGTGCAGGGCTACGGCGAGGGCGTGACCCCATTACCCTGTTCCCAATGCAATAAGGCGGTCAAATTTGGCCCTATGCTGCAATATGCTCAGCAGTCCCTCGGTATCGATAAAATTGCCACGGGGCACTATGCACGCATTCGCTTTAATGAAGCCAGTCAACGCTACGAGTTGTTGCGGGCGGTCGATCGCCAGAAGGACCAATCCTATTTCCTTTATGACCTATCCCAGGAAATTTTGGCGGCCACCCTGTTTCCCCTGGGGGAGCAAACCAAAACTGTGACCCGACAGTTGGCAGCGGAATTTGACTTGAGCACAGCGGAAAAAAAAGATAGTCAGGATTTATGCCTGATTGAAGCCCATGGCTCCATGCGGGACTTTTTGGACAAATACATCGCCCCGAAAGCGGGGGAAATTGTTGATCTGTCCGGGGCGGTGTTGGGCCACCATGAAGGCATTCATCACTACACCATTGGCCAACGGAAAGGGTTAGGTATTGCGGCGGCGGAACCGTTATACGTGGTTAAGCTCGATCCGGTGATGAATCGGGTCATTGTCGGCGATCGCCAGAGTGCGGGCAGTGGGGAATGCTACGTACAACGGCTCAACTGGGTTTCCATTCCAGAGCCAACAGCCCCCATCCGCTGTGAAGTGCAGGTGCGCTACCGTTCCGCTCCAGTGACCGTCAATGCCATTCCCTGGCACGATCAACAAATCAAACTGGTCTTTGACGAACCTCAATTTGGCATCACTCCAGGGCAAGCCGCAGTGCTCTATGACGGCGATCGGGTGTTAGGGGGAGGTATTATTTGCCCCCAAAAGTCCGAAACAGCAGGGGTCTAG
- a CDS encoding glycoside hydrolase family 13 protein, producing the protein MVTTPDWVKKAVFYQIFPDRFAIGQQQAIAVAQQPKLEPWEAPPTVQGYKGGNLWGVIEHLDYLQDSGITALYLTPIFQSACNHRYHTHDYYQVDPLLGGNEALQALLTQAHRREMKVVLDGVFNHASRGFYFFNDILENGPHSPWLDWFHIEDWPLSAYDGSLPANYRGWVDLRALPQFNHDHPDVREYLMRVGEYWIAQGIDGWRLDVPDCVKAEGFWQEFRCRVKAINPEAYIVGEIWCDASPWLAGDQFDGVMNYRFTEPTVAFAIGDRLQKEHLRGEEYRPYPALTAEAYGERISQLLQQHPWEIQLTQLNLLNSHDTARLLTLANGDRPSVNLALLLMFTFPGAPCVYYGDEVGLPGEADPDCRRVFPAKTDWDLDCWEFYRQLIALRHRYQCLQLGDYKIIATAGMGYVFQRQYGDETLMVAVNSGDNIIEIILSPDIINLDKIDIAEPVFSANGETVIDRNTAGLLLTMAPQSGAAFAII; encoded by the coding sequence ATGGTTACAACCCCAGATTGGGTGAAAAAAGCCGTTTTCTATCAAATTTTTCCTGACCGTTTTGCCATCGGCCAACAACAGGCGATCGCCGTCGCTCAACAACCAAAGCTAGAACCATGGGAGGCCCCGCCAACGGTGCAGGGTTATAAGGGGGGCAACCTGTGGGGAGTGATCGAACATTTGGATTATCTCCAGGATTCGGGCATTACCGCTTTATACTTGACCCCCATTTTCCAGTCCGCCTGTAATCACCGTTATCACACCCATGACTATTACCAAGTGGATCCTCTACTGGGGGGCAACGAGGCGTTGCAGGCTTTACTAACCCAGGCCCACCGCCGGGAGATGAAAGTAGTCTTGGATGGAGTGTTTAACCATGCCAGCAGGGGTTTCTACTTTTTCAACGACATTTTGGAAAATGGCCCCCATTCTCCTTGGTTAGATTGGTTTCACATTGAAGATTGGCCCCTATCAGCCTATGACGGTTCTCTGCCAGCTAACTATCGGGGCTGGGTAGATTTGCGGGCCCTGCCCCAGTTTAACCATGACCATCCCGACGTACGGGAATATTTGATGCGGGTGGGGGAGTATTGGATTGCCCAGGGCATTGATGGTTGGCGTTTGGATGTGCCCGATTGTGTCAAAGCGGAAGGTTTTTGGCAAGAATTCCGCTGCAGGGTCAAGGCCATTAATCCAGAAGCCTACATTGTGGGGGAAATTTGGTGTGATGCTAGCCCCTGGTTAGCCGGAGATCAATTCGATGGGGTGATGAACTATCGCTTTACCGAACCTACCGTAGCTTTTGCCATTGGCGATCGCCTGCAAAAAGAACATCTACGGGGGGAAGAATATCGTCCTTACCCAGCCCTAACTGCAGAAGCCTATGGGGAAAGAATTAGCCAACTGCTGCAACAACATCCCTGGGAAATTCAGTTAACCCAATTAAATTTACTCAACAGCCACGACACCGCCCGCTTATTAACCCTAGCCAATGGCGATCGGCCCAGCGTTAACCTCGCTCTTTTACTGATGTTTACTTTCCCCGGTGCTCCCTGTGTTTACTACGGAGACGAAGTGGGTTTGCCTGGGGAGGCCGACCCCGATTGTCGCCGAGTTTTTCCTGCTAAAACTGACTGGGACTTGGATTGTTGGGAATTCTACCGCCAATTGATTGCCCTGCGCCATCGCTATCAATGTTTGCAATTGGGGGATTACAAAATTATCGCCACGGCAGGTATGGGCTATGTTTTTCAACGGCAATACGGCGATGAAACCCTAATGGTTGCCGTTAATAGTGGTGACAACATAATAGAAATTATATTATCTCCAGACATAATAAATTTGGATAAAATAGACATAGCTGAACCTGTATTTAGCGCTAATGGTGAGACCGTAATTGACCGGAACACCGCAGGGTTACTTTTGACCATGGCCCCTCAATCAGGAGCAGCTTTCGCCATCATTTGA